A section of the Sporichthyaceae bacterium genome encodes:
- a CDS encoding (2Fe-2S)-binding protein, with protein MVHHTFKVNGARVDVEAPDDLQVLWVLRDLLGVHGPKYGCAVNVCKACTSHLNGEVFNPCFKAVKELKPDDEITTIEGLPATVGKDLHPMQEAWLEYDVAQCGYCQPGQIMAAVAKVKELRAKGRRTVTDADIDEIRNICRCGTYPRIRAAIKAGAARM; from the coding sequence ATGGTGCATCACACGTTCAAGGTCAATGGAGCGCGGGTCGACGTCGAGGCTCCCGACGATCTGCAGGTCCTGTGGGTCCTGCGCGACCTGCTCGGCGTGCACGGGCCGAAGTACGGCTGCGCGGTCAACGTCTGCAAGGCCTGTACCTCCCATCTCAACGGCGAGGTGTTCAACCCCTGCTTCAAAGCCGTCAAGGAGCTGAAGCCGGACGACGAGATCACCACGATCGAGGGCCTGCCCGCCACGGTGGGCAAGGACCTGCACCCGATGCAGGAGGCCTGGCTGGAGTACGACGTCGCGCAGTGCGGATACTGCCAACCCGGTCAGATCATGGCCGCCGTGGCCAAGGTGAAGGAACTGCGGGCCAAGGGCCGGCGCACCGTCACCGACGCCGACATCGACGAGATCCGCAACATCTGCCGCTGCGGTACC